One genomic window of Opisthocomus hoazin isolate bOpiHoa1 chromosome 16, bOpiHoa1.hap1, whole genome shotgun sequence includes the following:
- the KLHDC7A gene encoding kelch domain-containing protein 7A isoform X2 has product MPQQVTLPWQSDMQLAGKLVLSAAALLLLTLVYRFYKSRSLAGDKIPPADVGGEPRENAARDGDGATGLRHRRVFGEEDLAIRGMSQEAEGRRGIIQTLSITSDLGLTMTASSMGSDTSYSFSSVAKIQVEENYIAERRAKDGTGQLVPGLKGKVYDYYVQSISQSVLKRRSLPYIPPETSRRRSSERVNEELQSFATQKLDSASAKRDPTTPSIVPPPTGSLDISPEPPPPGRKDSILQITDSPHLQVPIEGFGITAPASTPPASPQPELVASTELFQMPTPTHLNLGNCYEVLCTAKAQKLGQLQDAAYKVMSNNYLQVLRTPSIYGCLNAGEREVILRQRMKGKMYVAVADINVQEPGLHTSRLCYYDDGGDCWRHLCHVPPEVVSRGCAMCSMFNYLFVVAGCEGIGQAQRPSNRVFCYDPLTNIWREICPLNQARPHCKLVALDGHLYAIGGECLYTVERYDPRQDRWTFTAPLPHDTFAVAHTATVCDGEIYVTGGTLRYMLLRYTARTDSWSISPVSGGKDRTAEMVSTNGFIYRFDLHRSTGISVYRCGAKAKLWYECAAYAMPDPSGFQCAVVRSLVHCVGRHFHIRFLADHISPRFGTKELQPFPSPHGSLLPAVLVLPEGATAQTQV; this is encoded by the exons ATGCCCCAACAGGTAACCCTGCCCTGGCAGTCCGACATGCAGCTGGCCGGCAAGCTGGTCCTCTCCGCCGCCGCTCTGCTCCTCCTGACTTTGGTGTACAGGTTTTATAAGTCCCGCTCGCTTGCTGGGGACAAAATCCCGCCGGCTGACGTGGGAGGAGAGCCGAGGGAAAACGCTGCCCGGGATGGGGACGGTGCGACGGGTCTGCGGCACAGGAGGGTGTTTGGCGAGGAG GATTTGGCCATCAGAGGCATGAGCCAGGAGGCCGAGGGGCGCAGGGGGATAATCCAGACACTCAGCATCACCTCGGACCTGGGACTAACGATGACGGCAAGCAGCATGGGGTCGGACACTTCCTACTCTTTCTCCTCGGTCGCAAAGATCCAGGTGGAGGAGAACTACATTGCCGAGCGACGGGCAAAGGATGGGACTGGGCAGCTTGTCCCTGGCCTCAAAGGCAAAGTCTATGACTACTATGTCCAGTCCATCTCCCAGTCGGTGTTGAAGAGGAGGTCTCTCCCCTACATCCCTCCAGAAACATCCCGGCGCCGCAGCTCAGAGCGGGTCAATGAAGAGCTGCAGAGCTTTGCAACCCAGAAACTGGACTCAGCTTCAGCAAAGCGAGATCCCACCACCCCATCCATAGTTCCACCACCTACTGGGAGCTTGGACATCTCCCCTGAACCACCACCTCCTGGCCGCAAGGATAGCATCCTCCAGATTACTGACAGCCCCCACCTCCAGGTGCCCATTGAGGGGTTTGGGATCACAGCACCAGCCAGCACACCGCCAGCAAGCCCCCAGccggagctggtggccagcactGAGCTCTTCCAGATGCCAACACCCACCCACCTGAACCTGGGGAACTGCTACGAGGTCCTCTGCACAGCCAAGGCACAGAAGCTGGGCCAACTCCAGGATGCCGCCTACAAGGTGATGAGCAACAACTATCTGCAGGTGCTGAGGACACCCTCCATCTACGGCTGTCTCAATGCCGGCGAGCGAGAGGTCATCCTGCGGCAGAGGATGAAAGGGAAGATGTATGTGGCTGTGGCGGACATCAACGTGCAGGAGCCCGGCCTCCACACGAGCCGCCTCTGCTACTATGATGATGGAGGGGACTGCTGGCGTCACCTTTGCCACGTGCCACCGGAGGTGGTCTCCCGGGGGTGTGCCATGTGCAGCATGTTCAACTACCTCTTCGTGGTGGCTGGCTGCGAGGGCATTGGCCAGGCGCAGAGACCCTCCAACCGTGTCTTCTGCTATGACCCCCTGACCAACATCTGGAGAGAGATCTGTCCCCTGAACCAAGCACGGCCCCACTGCAAGCTTGTGGCCTTGGATGGCCACCTCTACGCCATCGGCGGTGAGTGCCTCTACACAGTGGAGCGTTATGACCCCCGGCAGGACCGCTGGACCTTCACTGCTCCCCTGCCCCATGACACCTTTGCCGTGGCCCACACAGCCACGGTGTGCGATGGGGAGATCTACGTGACAGGAGGCACCTTGCGCTACATGCTTCTGCGCTACACTGCCCGCACAGACAGCTGGAGCATCAGCCCAGTCAGCGGCGGCAAGGACAGGACAGCTGAGATGGTGAGCACCAATGGCTTCATCTACCGCTTTGACCTCCACCGCAGCACGGGCATCAGCGTCTACCGCTGTGGAGCCAAGGCCAAGCTATGGTATGAGTGTGCTGCCTACGCCATGCCCGACCCATCTGGCTTCCAGTGTGCTGTGGTGCGCAGCCTGGTGCACTGTGTTGGCCGGCACTTCCACATACGCTTCTTGGCCGACCACATCTCACCACGCTTCGGGACCAAGGAGCTGCAGCCCTTCCCATCACCCCACggcagcctcctcccagctgtcctgGTGCTGCCGGAGGGAGCAACAGCGCAAACACAGGTTTGA
- the KLHDC7A gene encoding kelch domain-containing protein 7A isoform X3 translates to MPQQVTLPWQSDMQLAGKLVLSAAALLLLTLVYRFYKSRSLAGDKIPPADVGGEPRENAARDGDGATGLRHRRVFGEEIQVEENYIAERRAKDGTGQLVPGLKGKVYDYYVQSISQSVLKRRSLPYIPPETSRRRSSERVNEELQSFATQKLDSASAKRDPTTPSIVPPPTGSLDISPEPPPPGRKDSILQITDSPHLQVPIEGFGITAPASTPPASPQPELVASTELFQMPTPTHLNLGNCYEVLCTAKAQKLGQLQDAAYKVMSNNYLQVLRTPSIYGCLNAGEREVILRQRMKGKMYVAVADINVQEPGLHTSRLCYYDDGGDCWRHLCHVPPEVVSRGCAMCSMFNYLFVVAGCEGIGQAQRPSNRVFCYDPLTNIWREICPLNQARPHCKLVALDGHLYAIGGECLYTVERYDPRQDRWTFTAPLPHDTFAVAHTATVCDGEIYVTGGTLRYMLLRYTARTDSWSISPVSGGKDRTAEMVSTNGFIYRFDLHRSTGISVYRCGAKAKLWYECAAYAMPDPSGFQCAVVRSLVHCVGRHFHIRFLADHISPRFGTKELQPFPSPHGSLLPAVLVLPEGATAQTQV, encoded by the exons ATGCCCCAACAGGTAACCCTGCCCTGGCAGTCCGACATGCAGCTGGCCGGCAAGCTGGTCCTCTCCGCCGCCGCTCTGCTCCTCCTGACTTTGGTGTACAGGTTTTATAAGTCCCGCTCGCTTGCTGGGGACAAAATCCCGCCGGCTGACGTGGGAGGAGAGCCGAGGGAAAACGCTGCCCGGGATGGGGACGGTGCGACGGGTCTGCGGCACAGGAGGGTGTTTGGCGAGGAG ATCCAGGTGGAGGAGAACTACATTGCCGAGCGACGGGCAAAGGATGGGACTGGGCAGCTTGTCCCTGGCCTCAAAGGCAAAGTCTATGACTACTATGTCCAGTCCATCTCCCAGTCGGTGTTGAAGAGGAGGTCTCTCCCCTACATCCCTCCAGAAACATCCCGGCGCCGCAGCTCAGAGCGGGTCAATGAAGAGCTGCAGAGCTTTGCAACCCAGAAACTGGACTCAGCTTCAGCAAAGCGAGATCCCACCACCCCATCCATAGTTCCACCACCTACTGGGAGCTTGGACATCTCCCCTGAACCACCACCTCCTGGCCGCAAGGATAGCATCCTCCAGATTACTGACAGCCCCCACCTCCAGGTGCCCATTGAGGGGTTTGGGATCACAGCACCAGCCAGCACACCGCCAGCAAGCCCCCAGccggagctggtggccagcactGAGCTCTTCCAGATGCCAACACCCACCCACCTGAACCTGGGGAACTGCTACGAGGTCCTCTGCACAGCCAAGGCACAGAAGCTGGGCCAACTCCAGGATGCCGCCTACAAGGTGATGAGCAACAACTATCTGCAGGTGCTGAGGACACCCTCCATCTACGGCTGTCTCAATGCCGGCGAGCGAGAGGTCATCCTGCGGCAGAGGATGAAAGGGAAGATGTATGTGGCTGTGGCGGACATCAACGTGCAGGAGCCCGGCCTCCACACGAGCCGCCTCTGCTACTATGATGATGGAGGGGACTGCTGGCGTCACCTTTGCCACGTGCCACCGGAGGTGGTCTCCCGGGGGTGTGCCATGTGCAGCATGTTCAACTACCTCTTCGTGGTGGCTGGCTGCGAGGGCATTGGCCAGGCGCAGAGACCCTCCAACCGTGTCTTCTGCTATGACCCCCTGACCAACATCTGGAGAGAGATCTGTCCCCTGAACCAAGCACGGCCCCACTGCAAGCTTGTGGCCTTGGATGGCCACCTCTACGCCATCGGCGGTGAGTGCCTCTACACAGTGGAGCGTTATGACCCCCGGCAGGACCGCTGGACCTTCACTGCTCCCCTGCCCCATGACACCTTTGCCGTGGCCCACACAGCCACGGTGTGCGATGGGGAGATCTACGTGACAGGAGGCACCTTGCGCTACATGCTTCTGCGCTACACTGCCCGCACAGACAGCTGGAGCATCAGCCCAGTCAGCGGCGGCAAGGACAGGACAGCTGAGATGGTGAGCACCAATGGCTTCATCTACCGCTTTGACCTCCACCGCAGCACGGGCATCAGCGTCTACCGCTGTGGAGCCAAGGCCAAGCTATGGTATGAGTGTGCTGCCTACGCCATGCCCGACCCATCTGGCTTCCAGTGTGCTGTGGTGCGCAGCCTGGTGCACTGTGTTGGCCGGCACTTCCACATACGCTTCTTGGCCGACCACATCTCACCACGCTTCGGGACCAAGGAGCTGCAGCCCTTCCCATCACCCCACggcagcctcctcccagctgtcctgGTGCTGCCGGAGGGAGCAACAGCGCAAACACAGGTTTGA
- the KLHDC7A gene encoding kelch domain-containing protein 7A isoform X1 — protein sequence MPQQVTLPWQSDMQLAGKLVLSAAALLLLTLVYRFYKSRSLAGDKIPPADVGGEPRENAARDGDGATGLRHRRVFGEEVRRDGGGGQTTSQASIPGTEWTPPQEDGVPRAEEEEEEGDEMVSEPGLIRGRAGVAGRGSELRNKMGNTLGSKPGIELESDPGSKSGSEPGSELGNEPGSELGSEPGNDPGSELGSKPGIETGSELGSRLTSKAGSEPGSELSSYDPGDAAETLTSHREQGTLAPSTGLSPGVANARTAGDGRAQNTEQDLAIRGMSQEAEGRRGIIQTLSITSDLGLTMTASSMGSDTSYSFSSVAKIQVEENYIAERRAKDGTGQLVPGLKGKVYDYYVQSISQSVLKRRSLPYIPPETSRRRSSERVNEELQSFATQKLDSASAKRDPTTPSIVPPPTGSLDISPEPPPPGRKDSILQITDSPHLQVPIEGFGITAPASTPPASPQPELVASTELFQMPTPTHLNLGNCYEVLCTAKAQKLGQLQDAAYKVMSNNYLQVLRTPSIYGCLNAGEREVILRQRMKGKMYVAVADINVQEPGLHTSRLCYYDDGGDCWRHLCHVPPEVVSRGCAMCSMFNYLFVVAGCEGIGQAQRPSNRVFCYDPLTNIWREICPLNQARPHCKLVALDGHLYAIGGECLYTVERYDPRQDRWTFTAPLPHDTFAVAHTATVCDGEIYVTGGTLRYMLLRYTARTDSWSISPVSGGKDRTAEMVSTNGFIYRFDLHRSTGISVYRCGAKAKLWYECAAYAMPDPSGFQCAVVRSLVHCVGRHFHIRFLADHISPRFGTKELQPFPSPHGSLLPAVLVLPEGATAQTQV from the coding sequence ATGCCCCAACAGGTAACCCTGCCCTGGCAGTCCGACATGCAGCTGGCCGGCAAGCTGGTCCTCTCCGCCGCCGCTCTGCTCCTCCTGACTTTGGTGTACAGGTTTTATAAGTCCCGCTCGCTTGCTGGGGACAAAATCCCGCCGGCTGACGTGGGAGGAGAGCCGAGGGAAAACGCTGCCCGGGATGGGGACGGTGCGACGGGTCTGCGGCACAGGAGGGTGTTTGGCGAGGAGGTAAGGAGGGATGGTGGGGGTGGACAAACGACCAGCCAAGCGAGCATCCCTGGGACAGAGTGGACACCTCCTCAGGAGGATGGGGTGCCaagggctgaggaggaggaagaggaaggagacgAGATGGTTTCTGAACCGGGGCTGATTCGTGGGAGAGCAGGGGTGGCCGGGAGGGGAAGCGAGCTGAGAAATAAGATGGGAAATACGTTGGGAAGCAAGCCAGGAATCGAGCTGGAAAGTGATCCAGGAAGCAAGTCAGGAAGCGAGCCGGGAAGCGAGCTGGGAAATGAGCCAGGAAGTGAGCTGGGAAGCGAGCCGGGAAACGATCCGGGAAGTGAGCTAGGAAGCAAGCCAGGAATTGAGACGGGAAGCGAGCTGGGAAGCAGGCTGACAAGCAAGGCGGGAAGCGAGCCAGGAAGTGAGCTGAGCTCTTACGACCCTGGGGACGCAGCCGAAACGCTGACCAGCCACAGGGAGCAGGGCACGCTTGCCCCGAGCACCGGGCTTTCCCCTGGGGTTGCTAATGCCCGGACGGCAGGTGATGGACGCGCCCAAAACACGGAGCAGGATTTGGCCATCAGAGGCATGAGCCAGGAGGCCGAGGGGCGCAGGGGGATAATCCAGACACTCAGCATCACCTCGGACCTGGGACTAACGATGACGGCAAGCAGCATGGGGTCGGACACTTCCTACTCTTTCTCCTCGGTCGCAAAGATCCAGGTGGAGGAGAACTACATTGCCGAGCGACGGGCAAAGGATGGGACTGGGCAGCTTGTCCCTGGCCTCAAAGGCAAAGTCTATGACTACTATGTCCAGTCCATCTCCCAGTCGGTGTTGAAGAGGAGGTCTCTCCCCTACATCCCTCCAGAAACATCCCGGCGCCGCAGCTCAGAGCGGGTCAATGAAGAGCTGCAGAGCTTTGCAACCCAGAAACTGGACTCAGCTTCAGCAAAGCGAGATCCCACCACCCCATCCATAGTTCCACCACCTACTGGGAGCTTGGACATCTCCCCTGAACCACCACCTCCTGGCCGCAAGGATAGCATCCTCCAGATTACTGACAGCCCCCACCTCCAGGTGCCCATTGAGGGGTTTGGGATCACAGCACCAGCCAGCACACCGCCAGCAAGCCCCCAGccggagctggtggccagcactGAGCTCTTCCAGATGCCAACACCCACCCACCTGAACCTGGGGAACTGCTACGAGGTCCTCTGCACAGCCAAGGCACAGAAGCTGGGCCAACTCCAGGATGCCGCCTACAAGGTGATGAGCAACAACTATCTGCAGGTGCTGAGGACACCCTCCATCTACGGCTGTCTCAATGCCGGCGAGCGAGAGGTCATCCTGCGGCAGAGGATGAAAGGGAAGATGTATGTGGCTGTGGCGGACATCAACGTGCAGGAGCCCGGCCTCCACACGAGCCGCCTCTGCTACTATGATGATGGAGGGGACTGCTGGCGTCACCTTTGCCACGTGCCACCGGAGGTGGTCTCCCGGGGGTGTGCCATGTGCAGCATGTTCAACTACCTCTTCGTGGTGGCTGGCTGCGAGGGCATTGGCCAGGCGCAGAGACCCTCCAACCGTGTCTTCTGCTATGACCCCCTGACCAACATCTGGAGAGAGATCTGTCCCCTGAACCAAGCACGGCCCCACTGCAAGCTTGTGGCCTTGGATGGCCACCTCTACGCCATCGGCGGTGAGTGCCTCTACACAGTGGAGCGTTATGACCCCCGGCAGGACCGCTGGACCTTCACTGCTCCCCTGCCCCATGACACCTTTGCCGTGGCCCACACAGCCACGGTGTGCGATGGGGAGATCTACGTGACAGGAGGCACCTTGCGCTACATGCTTCTGCGCTACACTGCCCGCACAGACAGCTGGAGCATCAGCCCAGTCAGCGGCGGCAAGGACAGGACAGCTGAGATGGTGAGCACCAATGGCTTCATCTACCGCTTTGACCTCCACCGCAGCACGGGCATCAGCGTCTACCGCTGTGGAGCCAAGGCCAAGCTATGGTATGAGTGTGCTGCCTACGCCATGCCCGACCCATCTGGCTTCCAGTGTGCTGTGGTGCGCAGCCTGGTGCACTGTGTTGGCCGGCACTTCCACATACGCTTCTTGGCCGACCACATCTCACCACGCTTCGGGACCAAGGAGCTGCAGCCCTTCCCATCACCCCACggcagcctcctcccagctgtcctgGTGCTGCCGGAGGGAGCAACAGCGCAAACACAGGTTTGA